The region TGCGTTTCCCGAAAGATGCGGACCCGACCAAAGTAAAAAAAGATATCGCCAAGCTGCTCAAAGCTTCGGCGATCGGTTGAGGAGTCCGCATGCCTGAAATGCATCTTTCCGCGCTGGCCCAGCTGGGCCTGACAGGCCTGCTGGTAGCCCTGTTGCCGCTGACCATGGTGTGGGTCTCCGCCGACGCCAATAAATACCGAAAACTCGTGTGGATCGCCGTGTTCCTGACGGTCGACCTGATCATGTTTGGCGGCTTTACGCGCTTGTCCGATTCCGGCCTCGGCTGCCCGGACTGGCCCGGCTGCTATGGCTCGGCCAATCCTTTCCTGGCGCACGAGCATATCGTGGCCGCTGAAACGCTGATGCCGACCGGCCCCGTGACGGTGGTCAAAGCCTGGATCGAAATGACGCACCGCTACCTGGCGATGGCGATCGGCGTGCTGATCGTGGCGATGATGGTACAGGCCTGGCGTCAATGGCGGAAAAAGGATAAACAAGGAAACCGCCGCGAGGAATTCGCGCCCGCCTTGCCGACGGCGCTGTTCTTCTTTGTCTGCCTGCAAGGCGCGTTTGGCGCTTGGACCGTCACCTTGAAACTGCAGCCGGTGATCGTCACCATCCATTTGCTGCTGGGCATGGGATTATTGTCCCTGCTGGTGTGGCTCGGTGGACGCCAGGATCATGCGGTGTCGCCGGTGCTGTGCGCCGATGCCGATGCCGTGGTACTGCGCCCGGTGCGCGCGCTGGCGATTTTTTCGGCTGTATTGTTGACCTTGCAGATCGCCTTGGGCGGCTGGGTCAGCACCAATTATGCGGCGCTGGCCTGTACCGATTTTCCTTTGTGCGGCGGCAAGGTGATCCCCGAGATGGATTTCGAGCACGCCTTTTATTTGTGGCGCGAGCTGGGCAAGACGGCCGCCGGCCATTATCTGCCGTTCTCGGCGCTGACGGCGATCCACTGGGTGCACCGCAATTTCGCCTTGATCGTGTTGGCCGGCATCGGCTATACCGTGTTTCGCGCATGGAAGCTGCCGTCCCTGCGCGGCACGGCGCGGATGATTGCCCTGGTGCTGGCACTGCAGGCGGCCACCGGCATGGCGACGATCTACCTGAACTGGCCGCTGGCGATTGCCGTCCTGCATAACGGCGGGGCGGCGCTGCTCGTGTTGTTGCTGACCATGTTAAACTACAAGGCTAAATTCCAGCTCGATGCCGCACAGAATCGGAATATTCAACACGGCATCCACCGCGACACCTACGCGGCGGCACCTTCCGCACGCTCCCAGAAATGACTACTCAGACCATCAGCCGTAAACCCTCCCCCCGCATCGCCCAGTACTGGGCGCTGACCAAGCCGCGCGTGACGCAACTGGCCGTATTTTGCGCCGTGATCGGCATGTTCTTGGCCAGCGAAACCTTGCCGGACTGGCAGCCGGTGGTGTTCGGCACCATCGGCATCTGGTTGCTGGCGGGCGCGGCATTCGCCGTCAACTGCCTGGCCGAGCGCGAGATCGACGCGCGCATGGCCCGCACGGCGCGCCGTCCGATGGCGATGGGCGATATCACGGTGAAACAGACGGTGGTGTTCGCGCTGGTGATCGGCGGCCTGGGCATGGGCATCCTGTATTACCTGGTCAATCCGCTGACCATGTGGCTGACCTTTGTGACGTTTGTCGGCTATGCGCTGATCTACACCATGGTCCTGAAACCGGCCACACCGCAGAACATCGTCATCGGTGGTCTGTCCGGCGCCATGCCGCCGGCGCTGGGCTGGGCCGCTGTCGCCAACGACGTGCCGATGCAGGCCTGGCTGCTGGTGCTGATCATTTTTGTCTGGACGCCGCCGCACTTCTGGGCGCTGGCCATGTACCGCCGCGACGACTACGCCCGCTCCGGCCTGCCGATGCTGCCCGTCACCCACGGCCTGGCATTCACGCAGTTTCACGTGTGGCTGTATTCGATCGCGCTGGCCGCCACCACCCTGATGCCGTACGCCGTGCGCATGAGCGGGCTGATCTACCTGGCCTCGGCCGTGGTACTGAACGCCGGCTTCCTGTATTACTCGTGGCAGATGTACCGCAAGTACACGGACCTGATCGCGAGGAAAGCCTTTACCTATTCCATCATCTACCTGTCGCTGCTGTTCGTGGCGCTGCTGGTCGACCATTACATCCCTCTCGGCTCATGAAAAAACTCTTCTGCCTGTTGTTGACCACCTTGCTGCTGGCCGCTTGCGGCAAACCGGAAGCGCCGAAACCGGCTTTCCAGAACACCGATGTGACGGGACTGGGCTATGCGCGTGAGTTTGCGCTGACCGACCATACGGGCAAGCCACGCACCCTGGCCGATTACCAGGGCAAGGTCGTGCTGATGTTCTTCGGCTATACGCAATGCCCGGACGTCTGCCCCACCACCATGGCCGACATGGCGCAGGTGATGAAAGAGATGGGGCCGCAGGCCGACCAGGTGCAAGTGCTGTTCGTCACGGTCGACCCCGAGCGCGACACGCAGGCCCTGCTGGCCGAATACGTGCCGGCCTTTGACAAGCGCTTTGTCGGCCTGTACGGCGACCTTGCCGCCACGGCGAAAGTGGCCAAGGAATTCAAGGTGTATTACGCCAAGGTCGAAGGCGAAACCGACAGCAGCTACACGGTCGACCATACGGCCGGCACCTATGTGTTTGACCGCCACGGCAAGATCCGCCTGTTCGTGCGCCACGGCGAGAAGCCGGCCGCCATCGCGCACGATCTTAAACTTCTGCTATCCTGAGCCAGCGGCGCCGCTGGGGCGCCATCTCAGGATACGCGGTACATGGACAAACGTTTCGAGCCTCACGCCCGCCTGGCAGCCGTCATCTTTTTGTTGATCGGCTGCTTTTTCGTCCTGCGCCCCTTTTTGCCGGCGATGCTGTTCGCCGTCTGCGTCAGCATTTCCAGCTGGCCGCTGTATCTGCTGCTGCTGGCGCGCGTCAAGGGCCGGCGCAACCTGGCGGCGGCCATCATGACCGTCTCGCTGGTGCTGGTGATCGTGCTGCCGCTGGTGCTGGTCACCTACAATCTGGCCGACAATGTGGCGCGCATCTATGAGCAGCTGCGGCTGGCGCTGGACGAAGGCGGGCTGCATCCGCCGGCCTGGCTGGCCAGCATACCGCTGATCGGCGACACCATCGACGGCTATATCCGGCGCATTATCGACGACCGCGAAGAGCTGCTGAACCTGGGCAAGAACATGCTGGAGCCGGCCCGCCATTTCCTCACGTCCGGCGGCATCGTGCTGGGCAGCGGCGTGGCACAGACCAGCCTGGCCGTGTTCGTCAGTTTTTTCCTGTACCGCGATGGGCAATTGCTGCGCACCGCGCTGCTCAACGGCAGCGCGCGCATTATCGGCGACAGCGCGCCCGGCGTGGCGCTGACCATCAGCCGCACCATCCGCGGCGTGATGTATGGCCTGCTGGGCACGGCGCTGGCGCAGGCGCTGGTGGCGGTGGTGGGGTTTCTGATCGCCGGCGTGCCGGCCGTGGCCCTGCTGGGCATCGCCACCTTCGTGCTGTCGCTGGTGCCGGTGGGGCCGCCGCTGGTGTGGGGCGGCGCCGCCATCTGGCTGTTCAACAGCGGCCAGACGGGCTGGGGCATCTTCATGCTGGTGTGGGGTGGCTTGTTGATCAGCGGCGTCGACAATGTGGTCAAGCCGCTGCTGATCAGCCGCGGCAGCAGCCTGCCGTTTTTGCTGGTGCTGCTGGGCGTGCTCGGCGGCGTGCTGGCCTTCGGCTTTGTCGGCATCTTTATCGGCCCGACCCTGCTGGCGGTGCTGTACAGCTTGCTGCAAACTTGGACCCTGGGCATGACAACCGTGCCGCAGGGCAAGGATAGCCTTGGCGAAAAGAAATCTTAGTCGCGCAGGTCGGCGTCCAGGTCGCGCTCGACTTTCGGTATCACCTTGATCAGGACGATACGGGGGCCGTTCATTTTCTTGACGACGATATCGAAGTCGACAAAGGTGATGCGCTGGCCCTGTTTCGGAATATCGCCCAGCTTGACCATGATCAGGCCGCCGACGGACTCCACGTCATCGAGGCCCAGTTCCTCGTTCTCGATATCGATGCCGAGGATGCGTTCGAGCGAGAAGATCGGCAGGCTGGCCTTGCCGATCAGGGTGCCGTCGCTCTGCTTGAGCCAGTCGTTTTCATTGCGGCGAAATTCATCGCGGATCTCGCCGACCATGGCGCCCAGCAAATTGTCCAGAGTAATGAACCCCACCGGGCGCTTGCCCTTTTCGCCGATCAGCGCGAAGTGCGGCGCGCCGTCGCGAAAGCGGCGGAACAGTTCCAGCGCCGGCGTGCGCGCCGAAATGATGTCCACCGGCCGCAGGAAAGGGATCAGCGAGCTGATGGTCTTGCCGGCCTGCTGGGCGAAAAACAGGTCTTTCAGGTGAATCACGCCCAGCACATCGTCTTCATTGGTATCGAAGTAGGGGTAGCGGCTGAAGCGGTTGCGCAGCACGGTTTCCAGGTTCTGCTCCAGGTTTTCCGAGGCATACAGGGCCACCACTTCATTGAGCGGGCGCATCAGGTCCGACACCGTCATCTGCTCGAAGTCGAGCGACTGGGCCAGGATATTGCGTTCGTCGCGCGTGAATTTTTCGCCGGGCTGGCTGGTGCGCAGGATCAGTTTCAGCTCTTCGGAGGAGTAGTGGGCATCGTGGCCGCCTTTTCCCGACAGGCCCGCCATGCGCAACACCCAGTTGGCGCTGGCGTTGAGCAGGAAGATGGCCGGGTACATGGCCCAGTAAAAGCCGTACAGGGGAATCGCGCTCCACAGGCCGACCGCTTCCGGGTTGCGGATCGCCATCGATTTGGGCGCCAGTTCGCCGACCACGATATGCAAAAAGGAAATCACGCTGAAGGCCACCACGAAGGACACGCCGTGGATCAGTTCCTGCGAAGTGACGCCGATGGCGCCGAACAGCGGTTCGAGCAGGCCCGCAAAGGCCGGCTCGCCGACCCAGCCCAGGCCCAGCGACGCCAGCGTGATGCCCAGCTGGCAGGCCGACAGGTAGGCGTCCAGCTGGCCGTGCACCTTGGCCAGGATGCGGCCCCGCAGCCCCTGCGTCTTGGCGATGGCGCGGATGCGCGTGCGCCGCAAGGTAACGATGCCAAATTCGGCGGCAACAAAAAAACCATTGAGCGCGACCAGGAAAAAGGCGAGCAGGACAAGCAAAACATTGTGCATGGGGACGCAAAAAGATGGGCTGTTAAAACGTCATCTTAAACGACGAAGGCCACCATGGCCTAATATCGGCCGCGCGCGCCGCAATTTCAGTCCTTTTCAGGCCTTGACCGTGCTGGTGCCGCCACCACGCATGGAAAACACCATCACGGCCGAGACGATGGCCGGAATCGCCACCACCAGGAAAATCGTGCTGTTGGGCCAGTTCAACCGGATCAGCTCGCCGCCAAGCACCGGGCCGATAATCGAGCCGATGCGGCCCACGCCCAGGCTCCAGCCGATGCCGGTCGAGCGCAGGGTGGTGGGGTAGTAGCTGGCCGCCAGCGCATTGACGGCCGGCTGGCCACCGACGATGCAGAAACCGGCAATGAAAATCGTGATGAACAGGAAGGCCAGCGACACGTCCGGACGGCCGATCAGGGCAATCGCCACCGCCGCCACCAGGAAGCAGGGCAGCAGGATGCGGCGGAAGCTGGAGCGGTCGATCAATTGCCCCATGATCAGGGTGCCGATGGTGCCGCCCACTTGCAGGGCAGTGCCGGCCAGCACCGCATTGGCGGTCGACAGGCCCGCTTCCCTGGCGATCGTCGGCAGCCAGTTCGACAGGAAATACAGGTTCAGCAAGTTCATGAAGTTGATGATCCATAACAGGATCGTCATTTTGGCGCGGCCTTCGCGAAACAGCGCCAGCACGGGTGCGCCACGGGTTTCCTTCTCATGCACCACGTATTGGGTGTCGGCGGTGATCGTCACGCTCGGGTCGATGCGCTTGAGCCACTGTGCCACCTTGTGCAAATTCTTTTTCTTCAGCACCAAAAACTGCATCGACTCGGGCAGCAGGAAGAACATCAGCACGCCGATCGCCAACGGCACCACGCCGCCCACGTAAAACACCGATTGCCAGCCAAACGCGGGAATCAGGGCCGCCGACAACAGGCCACCGAGCACGGCGCCCAGCGTAAAACCGCAGGACACCAGCATCATCAGGGTGACTTTCTTGCGCAGCGGGCTGTATTCGCCTGCCAGCGCCATGGCGTTCGGCATCACGGCGCCCAGGCCCAGGCCGGTGATAAAGCGGATCAGCTGCAGTTGCTCGATGGTGGTGGCCAGCGGCGTGACCAGCATGCAGAGGGAAAAGAAAATGGTCGAACCGATCAGCACGGGGCGGCGGCCGAACTTGTCGGCCGTGATGCTGAACACCAGCGAGCCGACCAGCATGCCCAGCAGGCCGGCGCCGAAGACCGGGCCCAGGTTGGCTTTGCTCACATGCCAGTCGGCAATAATGGCGGGCGCCACATAGCCCATCGCCTGCACGTCGAAGCCATCCATGATGACGCACAGCCCGCACAGGATCAGCATGCCGATCTGGAAGGAACCTATCTTGTTGTGATTGATGAGATCGGGAATATCGATCGTCGTGCCTGCCGTGGACATGCTTGCGCTCCTGGGATTTTGTTATCGGTGGCGCCTGTACGTGTGATTGCGGCAGGCACCTTTCTGAGCCTTGATTACAATCGTTTTTGATTGATTATTCAAACGTTATTTTCGAATGGATTTATCAGTTTTTCCACTGAATACAAGAATCAGTATGTTAATCTTATCGCCATGAAAAATCTTGCTCTTCACTTCGAGGCCCTGCAGGCGCGCCTGCCTGCCGACGGCCCCGGCTTCAGCGCGCTGGTGCTGCGCCACGGCCAGCCTGTGTTCGAACTGCATCACGGCCTGGCCTGCCTGGAACTGGGCGTGCCGCTGACAGGCCGCTCACGCTATTACCTGGCGTCCGAGTCGAAACAGTTTACGGCCGCCTGTGTGCTGGATCTGGTGCGCCAGGGACGGATCGGCCTCGATGACGATGTGGCGCCCCACCTGCCGGAAGTGCGGCAGTTCGAACAGGCGATCAGCGTGCACCAGCTGCTCAACCACACCAGCGGCATCCCCGATTATTTTGCTTTCCTGCAGTGCCAGCTGGGCCGGCACGAGAGCGACTATTTCAATAATGTGCATTTGCTGCGCATCATCGAGAAAATGGATGAGCTGGCGTTTGCGCCCGGCAGCGCCCATGCCTACAGCAACTGCAATTACATTTTGCTGGCCAAACTGGTGGAAGTGTTGAGTGGAAACTCGTTGGCGGAGCATGCGCGCAACACCCTGTTTGCGCCGCTGGAGATGCACGCCACTGCGTTCGACGTCGAGCGGCAGGCGGTGATGCCGCAGCGCGTGCGCAGCTATACGCCAGACGCGGCAATGCCGGGCGGCTACCGCCAGCATCTGGGCAACGCGAATACCGTCGGCGATGGCGGCGTGTATGCCTCGCTGCATGACTTGGCCTTGTGGGAGCGGGCATGGCACCGCCAGTACGCTGACCCCGCCAGCCTGGTGCGTTCCTTGCTGCAACCGTCGAGCGCGCCAGACGGCCACCACTGGTCCTACCGCTTCGGCCTGGAAGTGTTCGAGCACGCGGGACGCGAGGTGGTGTTCCACGGCGGCGGCCTGTGGGGCTTTCATACCTTGCTGCTGCGCCTGCCGCAGGCCGGCTTGTCGGTGGTGCATCTGGCCAACGTCGATACGGCCGAGCCGGACCAGGCGGCCCTGCTGGCGGCGATTGCGGCTGACCTGGACGGCTGATCAGGGCGCGGTGGGCGGCTTTTGCACGGCCGCCAGAATCACCCCCAGCGCCGGGTGCATGATCTTGCGTTCGTTCGAGATCACATAGAACTGTTCGCGCAGGGACGAGGCTTCGCCCACCAGCACGGCGCCGAACTGTTCCTCGATCTCGGCCGCCAGGCTGGCCGAGGCGAAGAACAGGCCCAGGCCCTTGCGGCCAAAGGCGTTCAGCATGGCGTTGTCTTCGAACTCGCCGGCCACGTCGGGCCGCACGCCCTGGTGCACCATCCATTCGTCGATGCGTCCGCGCAAGGCGTTGTTGCGCGTCGGTAGCAAAAACGGCGCGCCATGCAGACTGTGCGGAAAGTTGTCGCGGTAGCGTTCGGCCAGGGCCGGCACGCCGAACAGTTTCATGGCGCTCTCGCCCCACAGATGACTCGATACGCGCAGGCTGGCGCCGGCCGGCACGGCGCGGTCGGTCAGCACCAGGTCCAGCTTGTGCAGCGCCAGGTCGGCCAGCAGCGACTCGAACTCGTTTTCCAGGCACACCAGCTTGACGGGCTGGTCCAGGCTGCGCGTGGCGTCGAGCATGCGGTAGGCCATCAGTTTCGGCAGGGAATCGGAAATGCCCACGGTCAGCCGCATCTTTTCCGCATCGGTGTCGGCCAGCGCCTCTTGCATCTGCTCGCCCAACAGAAAGATCCGGTCCGCATAGCCGAGCGCCAGCCGGCCCGCTTCGGTCGGCACCAAGCGCCGGCCCTGCGGCTGCAGCAGCGACTTGCCCAACTCCTTTTCCAGCAGCGCCAGCTGGGTGCTGATGGTCTGCACGGCCAGGCCCAGGCGCTCGGCCGCGCGCGTCACGCCGCCTTCCCTGGCGACGACCCAAAAAAAGTACAAATGGCGGTAATTGAAGCCCGTGGTTTTCATCTGCTTGGCCTATCTTCTGTTTTTACGAAGTAATACTTCCATTATCTTCCATTTTTAAATCAATCGTGCGCACCTATACTCTGCCTCATGTTTGCAAACTGATAGGAGAATTGATGAAGCATTTTAGAGTGTCATTTTTAGTGACATTTATCTGCCTGGGCATCTCGGCCTGGTGGGGCTACACGCATGGCGGCGTGTCCACCATGCTGTCGGCCCTGGGTATTGCCGTGATCCTGGGCATCATGGAAGTGTCGCTGTCATTCGACAATGCGGTCGTCAATGCTTCTGTCCTGAAAAACTGGGACAAATTCTGGCAAGGCCTGTTCCTGGGCGTAGGCATCATCATCGCCGTGTTCGGCATGCGCCTGCTGTTCCCGCTGGTGATCGTGGCGCAAGCGGCCGACCTCGGTTTGCTGGAAGTGTGGAACCTGGCGCTCAGCGACCCGGAACAGTATTCGATGCACCTGACGAATCACCATGCGGAAGTGGCGGCCTTCGGCGGTATTTTCCTGCTGCTGGTGTTCCTGAACTTCCTGCTGGACCATGAAAAAGAAACCCACTGGCTGGGCCGCTTCGAAGAAAAGCTGGGCGCGCTGGGCAAGGTTTCCTCGATTTCCGTGATGATCGCGCTGGGCACCCTGATGGCCAGCCTGAGCATGATAGACGAGGGCCAAAAACTGGTGGTGCTGACGGCGGGCCTGTGGGGTATTTTGACCTACGTCGGCGTCGACGTGATCAGCGGCTTGCTGGAAGGCGACAACGGTGACGGCAATATGGGCGACATCGTCAAGCGCGGCGGTATCGGCGGCTTTTTGTACCTGGAAGTGCTCGATGCCTCGTTCAGCTTTGACGGCGTGATCGGCGCGTTCGCCATCACCAAGGACGTGGTCATCATCATGCTGGGCCTGGCCATCGGTGCGATGTTCGTGCGGTCGATGACGGTGTTCCTGGTCCGCAAGGGTACGTTGGATGAGTTCGTTTATCTGGAGCACGGCGCGCACTATGCGATCGGTATCCTGGCCGTGATCATGTTGGTCAGCATGAAGTTCCATGTGCCGGAGATTTTCACGGGCCTGATCGGCGTGGCCTTTATTCTCGCCTCGCTGTGGTCGTCGATCCGCTACAAGCGCCGGATGGCGCTGGAAGAAGACAAGCCTGACGTGCTGGAATCAGCCAAGGCATAGCAGGTCTAAAAAGAATGCGCGGCAAACGACCACACCGGTTTGCCCGCCAGCAGCAGCAAGCGTCGCCGCCGGCCCGGGGAGTCGGGCCGGTGGAGGGCGCCAGGTGTTTGTATTACGTATGCGGTACCTTCATTTCATATAGGAGAAATACATCATGGCAATCAGTCTGCAAAAAGGCGGCAACGTCAACCTGAGCAAGGAAGCTCCCGGCATCACCAAGATGACCATCGGCCTGGGCTGGGATGCGCGCGCCACCGATGGCGCCGCGTTCGACATCGACGGTTCGGTCTTCCTGCTGAAAGCGGACGGCAAGGTCCGTGCCGACGTCGACATGATTTTCTACAACAACCTGAAGTCGAGCGACGGCTCCGTTACCCACTCGGGCGACAACACCACCGGCGCCGG is a window of Janthinobacterium sp. J1-1 DNA encoding:
- a CDS encoding COX15/CtaA family protein, which translates into the protein MHLSALAQLGLTGLLVALLPLTMVWVSADANKYRKLVWIAVFLTVDLIMFGGFTRLSDSGLGCPDWPGCYGSANPFLAHEHIVAAETLMPTGPVTVVKAWIEMTHRYLAMAIGVLIVAMMVQAWRQWRKKDKQGNRREEFAPALPTALFFFVCLQGAFGAWTVTLKLQPVIVTIHLLLGMGLLSLLVWLGGRQDHAVSPVLCADADAVVLRPVRALAIFSAVLLTLQIALGGWVSTNYAALACTDFPLCGGKVIPEMDFEHAFYLWRELGKTAAGHYLPFSALTAIHWVHRNFALIVLAGIGYTVFRAWKLPSLRGTARMIALVLALQAATGMATIYLNWPLAIAVLHNGGAALLVLLLTMLNYKAKFQLDAAQNRNIQHGIHRDTYAAAPSARSQK
- the cyoE gene encoding heme o synthase; the encoded protein is MTTQTISRKPSPRIAQYWALTKPRVTQLAVFCAVIGMFLASETLPDWQPVVFGTIGIWLLAGAAFAVNCLAEREIDARMARTARRPMAMGDITVKQTVVFALVIGGLGMGILYYLVNPLTMWLTFVTFVGYALIYTMVLKPATPQNIVIGGLSGAMPPALGWAAVANDVPMQAWLLVLIIFVWTPPHFWALAMYRRDDYARSGLPMLPVTHGLAFTQFHVWLYSIALAATTLMPYAVRMSGLIYLASAVVLNAGFLYYSWQMYRKYTDLIARKAFTYSIIYLSLLFVALLVDHYIPLGS
- a CDS encoding SCO family protein, with protein sequence MKKLFCLLLTTLLLAACGKPEAPKPAFQNTDVTGLGYAREFALTDHTGKPRTLADYQGKVVLMFFGYTQCPDVCPTTMADMAQVMKEMGPQADQVQVLFVTVDPERDTQALLAEYVPAFDKRFVGLYGDLAATAKVAKEFKVYYAKVEGETDSSYTVDHTAGTYVFDRHGKIRLFVRHGEKPAAIAHDLKLLLS
- a CDS encoding AI-2E family transporter, which gives rise to MDKRFEPHARLAAVIFLLIGCFFVLRPFLPAMLFAVCVSISSWPLYLLLLARVKGRRNLAAAIMTVSLVLVIVLPLVLVTYNLADNVARIYEQLRLALDEGGLHPPAWLASIPLIGDTIDGYIRRIIDDREELLNLGKNMLEPARHFLTSGGIVLGSGVAQTSLAVFVSFFLYRDGQLLRTALLNGSARIIGDSAPGVALTISRTIRGVMYGLLGTALAQALVAVVGFLIAGVPAVALLGIATFVLSLVPVGPPLVWGGAAIWLFNSGQTGWGIFMLVWGGLLISGVDNVVKPLLISRGSSLPFLLVLLGVLGGVLAFGFVGIFIGPTLLAVLYSLLQTWTLGMTTVPQGKDSLGEKKS
- a CDS encoding hemolysin family protein — encoded protein: MHNVLLVLLAFFLVALNGFFVAAEFGIVTLRRTRIRAIAKTQGLRGRILAKVHGQLDAYLSACQLGITLASLGLGWVGEPAFAGLLEPLFGAIGVTSQELIHGVSFVVAFSVISFLHIVVGELAPKSMAIRNPEAVGLWSAIPLYGFYWAMYPAIFLLNASANWVLRMAGLSGKGGHDAHYSSEELKLILRTSQPGEKFTRDERNILAQSLDFEQMTVSDLMRPLNEVVALYASENLEQNLETVLRNRFSRYPYFDTNEDDVLGVIHLKDLFFAQQAGKTISSLIPFLRPVDIISARTPALELFRRFRDGAPHFALIGEKGKRPVGFITLDNLLGAMVGEIRDEFRRNENDWLKQSDGTLIGKASLPIFSLERILGIDIENEELGLDDVESVGGLIMVKLGDIPKQGQRITFVDFDIVVKKMNGPRIVLIKVIPKVERDLDADLRD
- a CDS encoding MFS transporter; protein product: MSTAGTTIDIPDLINHNKIGSFQIGMLILCGLCVIMDGFDVQAMGYVAPAIIADWHVSKANLGPVFGAGLLGMLVGSLVFSITADKFGRRPVLIGSTIFFSLCMLVTPLATTIEQLQLIRFITGLGLGAVMPNAMALAGEYSPLRKKVTLMMLVSCGFTLGAVLGGLLSAALIPAFGWQSVFYVGGVVPLAIGVLMFFLLPESMQFLVLKKKNLHKVAQWLKRIDPSVTITADTQYVVHEKETRGAPVLALFREGRAKMTILLWIINFMNLLNLYFLSNWLPTIAREAGLSTANAVLAGTALQVGGTIGTLIMGQLIDRSSFRRILLPCFLVAAVAIALIGRPDVSLAFLFITIFIAGFCIVGGQPAVNALAASYYPTTLRSTGIGWSLGVGRIGSIIGPVLGGELIRLNWPNSTIFLVVAIPAIVSAVMVFSMRGGGTSTVKA
- a CDS encoding serine hydrolase domain-containing protein, whose protein sequence is MKNLALHFEALQARLPADGPGFSALVLRHGQPVFELHHGLACLELGVPLTGRSRYYLASESKQFTAACVLDLVRQGRIGLDDDVAPHLPEVRQFEQAISVHQLLNHTSGIPDYFAFLQCQLGRHESDYFNNVHLLRIIEKMDELAFAPGSAHAYSNCNYILLAKLVEVLSGNSLAEHARNTLFAPLEMHATAFDVERQAVMPQRVRSYTPDAAMPGGYRQHLGNANTVGDGGVYASLHDLALWERAWHRQYADPASLVRSLLQPSSAPDGHHWSYRFGLEVFEHAGREVVFHGGGLWGFHTLLLRLPQAGLSVVHLANVDTAEPDQAALLAAIAADLDG
- a CDS encoding LysR family transcriptional regulator, with the protein product MKTTGFNYRHLYFFWVVAREGGVTRAAERLGLAVQTISTQLALLEKELGKSLLQPQGRRLVPTEAGRLALGYADRIFLLGEQMQEALADTDAEKMRLTVGISDSLPKLMAYRMLDATRSLDQPVKLVCLENEFESLLADLALHKLDLVLTDRAVPAGASLRVSSHLWGESAMKLFGVPALAERYRDNFPHSLHGAPFLLPTRNNALRGRIDEWMVHQGVRPDVAGEFEDNAMLNAFGRKGLGLFFASASLAAEIEEQFGAVLVGEASSLREQFYVISNERKIMHPALGVILAAVQKPPTAP
- a CDS encoding DUF475 domain-containing protein, which translates into the protein MKHFRVSFLVTFICLGISAWWGYTHGGVSTMLSALGIAVILGIMEVSLSFDNAVVNASVLKNWDKFWQGLFLGVGIIIAVFGMRLLFPLVIVAQAADLGLLEVWNLALSDPEQYSMHLTNHHAEVAAFGGIFLLLVFLNFLLDHEKETHWLGRFEEKLGALGKVSSISVMIALGTLMASLSMIDEGQKLVVLTAGLWGILTYVGVDVISGLLEGDNGDGNMGDIVKRGGIGGFLYLEVLDASFSFDGVIGAFAITKDVVIIMLGLAIGAMFVRSMTVFLVRKGTLDEFVYLEHGAHYAIGILAVIMLVSMKFHVPEIFTGLIGVAFILASLWSSIRYKRRMALEEDKPDVLESAKA